From the Nitrospira sp. genome, one window contains:
- the rmuC gene encoding DNA recombination protein RmuC → MIDLTSTTFSAGAVAGLGIGALIAGWWVTVRAQSRTQAEMLESRERAQRADTMAAALQELVDQQQSELGQLRQALTESQTGRTRAETRMELLSRSVEDQQSMLAQARQELHDSFASLSGQALKQNNEAFLNLARSAFETLQAEAKGELSQRHQAIGALVKPLEESLQRYREQLQQAELIRQRDYGGLDQQLKFMAESHQRLQQETSNLVRALRAPAIRGRWGELTLRRVAELAGMVMHCDFVEQDSVGSVEGLLRPDMVVYLPGDRQIVVDAKAVLAAYLDAYEAQDEQQRQGHLRRHADQIRARMDALSLKAYWAQFSQAPEFVVLFLPGEQFLGAALEQDPTLIEDGFARGVVLATPATLMALLRAVAYGWKQEQLTEHAEQAGRLGKELYERVAVLTDHLNDMGQALRNSVGAYNKAVGSLESRVLPAARKFKDLGISSEKDIAMLEPAEVEPRRVMPFIAEDMRT, encoded by the coding sequence ATGATTGATCTCACCTCCACAACATTTTCCGCTGGAGCCGTGGCCGGCCTTGGGATAGGAGCGTTGATTGCCGGCTGGTGGGTGACGGTTCGTGCGCAGTCGCGCACGCAGGCGGAGATGCTGGAAAGTCGTGAGCGTGCGCAGCGGGCCGATACCATGGCCGCGGCGCTTCAAGAGTTGGTGGACCAGCAGCAGTCTGAGTTGGGCCAATTGCGGCAGGCATTGACGGAGTCTCAGACCGGTCGCACGCGGGCAGAGACTCGCATGGAACTGCTGTCCCGCAGCGTAGAGGATCAGCAGTCAATGCTCGCGCAGGCACGCCAGGAATTGCACGATTCATTTGCATCGTTGTCAGGGCAGGCGTTGAAGCAGAATAACGAAGCGTTCCTCAACCTGGCCCGGAGCGCATTTGAAACCCTGCAGGCGGAAGCGAAGGGGGAATTGTCTCAGCGGCACCAGGCCATCGGCGCATTGGTGAAGCCGCTGGAAGAATCGCTTCAACGCTACCGGGAGCAGCTGCAGCAGGCTGAGTTGATTCGCCAGCGGGACTACGGCGGGCTGGATCAACAGTTGAAGTTCATGGCTGAATCCCATCAACGCCTCCAGCAAGAAACCAGCAATCTGGTCAGAGCCCTGCGCGCGCCGGCCATACGCGGGCGCTGGGGGGAACTGACGCTGCGCCGCGTGGCGGAGCTGGCCGGCATGGTGATGCATTGTGATTTCGTGGAGCAGGATTCGGTAGGATCGGTGGAGGGACTCCTTCGGCCGGACATGGTCGTGTATCTGCCTGGGGACCGGCAGATCGTGGTTGATGCGAAGGCGGTGTTGGCGGCCTATCTGGATGCCTACGAAGCACAGGATGAGCAGCAACGGCAGGGGCATTTGCGTCGTCATGCCGACCAAATCCGCGCGAGAATGGATGCACTCAGCCTGAAGGCCTATTGGGCGCAATTCAGCCAAGCGCCGGAATTTGTCGTCTTGTTTCTCCCGGGGGAGCAGTTTCTGGGCGCGGCGTTGGAGCAGGACCCCACCTTGATTGAAGATGGATTTGCCCGGGGAGTCGTGCTGGCGACTCCGGCGACGCTCATGGCGCTGTTGCGTGCCGTCGCCTATGGATGGAAGCAAGAGCAACTAACCGAACATGCGGAACAGGCCGGGCGGCTGGGGAAGGAGCTGTACGAGCGGGTGGCTGTGCTGACCGATCACCTCAACGACATGGGCCAAGCGCTCCGCAACAGCGTCGGCGCCTACAATAAGGCGGTCGGGTCGCTGGAATCCAGGGTGCTACCCGCGGCTAGAAAATTCAAAGACCTCGGGATATCATCTGAGAAGGACATCGCCATGTTGGAACCAGCCGAGGTTGAACCGAGGAGAGTGATGCCCTTCATCGCAGAGGACATGAGGACGTAG
- a CDS encoding nucleoside triphosphate pyrophosphohydrolase family protein produces the protein MIDPQAMVAEFHRKFNIPVADRPAIPDEAVRQLRVRLIQEEFDELQEAMSAKSLPAVAKELADLLYVVYGTAVSYGLDMEPVFREVHRSNLSKVGGFKREDGKWVKPPTYSPADVEPLLARQLSEQPESTSPATVSRQESEA, from the coding sequence ATGATTGATCCCCAGGCCATGGTGGCCGAGTTCCATCGCAAGTTCAACATTCCGGTCGCGGACCGGCCCGCGATTCCGGATGAGGCGGTCCGGCAGTTGCGCGTGCGGCTCATCCAGGAAGAATTCGATGAGTTGCAGGAGGCGATGTCTGCCAAGAGCCTGCCTGCGGTCGCCAAGGAGCTGGCCGACCTGCTGTATGTGGTGTATGGCACGGCTGTGTCCTATGGACTGGACATGGAGCCGGTCTTTCGCGAAGTGCACCGATCGAATTTGAGCAAAGTCGGCGGGTTCAAACGGGAGGACGGCAAGTGGGTGAAGCCCCCCACCTATTCCCCCGCCGATGTGGAGCCGTTGCTCGCCAGGCAATTGTCGGAACAACCCGAGTCCACGTCGCCTGCGACAGTGAGTAGGCAGGAGTCTGAAGCGTAG